One Antedon mediterranea chromosome 1, ecAntMedi1.1, whole genome shotgun sequence genomic window, aattttaaaaaaatactgcaTCTTTCACCATAAAAGAATGACCGTGGAGTAGGGCCtacttaaaatatttgtaaattcgAACATTTTGATAGTGTTTCGTAATCGCATCGATTGTTTTTGTTGCCTAATTGGAACTGTATTCATGACTAATAGTGAGAACTACCACTTGAAACTGTTGTCAAGATTTCTTCCAAAGTACAATAATCCACAAGTTGTTGAGAATCCTTAACACGTGTTTCATTGTTAATTTTCTAGGAACGAAATAGAAGCGTTGCCGATAATCCTTATCGCCGATAAACCCTTTAAAACATAATCTTTGATTAGTGTTATCATCGGCGGTATTTAACATCAGTTTAAGGGTTACTTGTATAGTATCTGATTGATAGCATGGATGAATGCATATTATAGGCGGATGATCCTCGCCGACAGcacagtttatttattttgtataatccGTACCGGAAATAATAAGGCAAATAGGTTATTGCAATTAGTAACATTCAAATAAATAcgatatataataattatactcttccctggttaaacTTACATTTactgatttattattatgtaaatgtaCATGTAGGcaataaatacataaacaaatacatGCCGAAATCACCCTAGTAAATGTATATTCACAATTTAGTAACTTTTCAAGAATATCGAACGATAATATGAAATGTCTAATACATCCCTCACAACTCACGCAATATTCATCAAAATGAATTCAACTGTTTATTTTCTACaagaaacaaacaattaatattaatttggtGACAAAAGTAATTCTAATGCtttttataaatccaaaggcaactTAGTGAAAAAAACTAGATCTCAATTAATGAAGATACAacataaaataagcaaaaacaatcataaagtaaaacagccagaaaaattagcagagttttcgggcaacactGGCCTTTCATAGTACAAGTTCtgctttttatattatttttacagtactgtactaatacagtatttcatttaaattaaaaggTATCCTCGCTGAATTTTTAGTTATTAGGCCTaatctatattttattatatctaTATTCAAGGTCACGTGGGGTTCTATGGCTGCTTTATCTGTAATTACAATTCGACAAAGATGAgaacaaatttgtttaataaaaggTTGTTTAgcatcaaaataataaatgtgtttattttcttACACAGGCGGATATTCCCACAGTTAGGTTTCCGCCTAGCCGGTCTGAACCCGACTTCAACCTACAATGTGTTTGTAGACATGCCTCTTGCTGACCCAAACCAGTGGAAGTTTCAAGGAGGAAAATGGGTTCCGACAGGCCAAGCTGAACACCTTCCAAAGGGTAAGGAAAAAtagaattaatttaaaattaagctGTGTCTACACTCAAACCtgatgtgacaacaaaatgtttgCTCATAATgagcatgatgacgtcatatcactaccatttgagcattttgttgtcacataaagcttgatagtgtaaacagagcatTCGACAAAAAGAGAGGTAATGAAAATAATagaaaactactgtatatacaagAAATTAGTATGATGTAgaacatagtaggcctacaaagtaAAATGTTTAACAATATCACACATAAATTGATATATTCTGTGGGCTAATGAATTGAGTACAGTACGTAGGCCCTATATCCATTGTCGATAGCTAAACGTGCTGAAGCCAACTAAACGCGCAGGAAATTTAACAAGAGGATTCTTTAAAAAAGTTTATAatctatagagggcgctatggcAATTTCTGTGGTTGCAAATCGTTTTGATAGTATAGGCAGGGAGTTGTATAGGTTATGCATGGGTTATGTTTGCATTTTGCAGGGAATACGATGTACATGCACCCAGACTCTCCGAACACTGGCGAACATTGGATGAAACAAGACATAACGTTTAACAAACTCAAATTGACCAATAACAAAGGAAAAGAAAATGGATACGTAAGTGAATATTTATACTTTTAgatcatttttaattatgtatcAGAAGAGGTATAGTTTCCACTGTCCTTCAATTTTACATACGAAAAAATGCGTACCAGATTACTCGTAAATGGTATTGTTTTAACTATACTATAGTATTTTATTCATTCTCTTTTTCAGATTGTTCTTAATTCGATGCACAAGTACCAACCTCGTATACACGTAATGGATATTAGTGAGCGCTACAAGATGCTAACACACTGTTTTCCAGAAACTCAATTCTACGCAGTCACAGCTTATCAAAACACAGACGTACGTACTTTGCAATATTAAGATTGGTtgccactaggacgcaacgcaacttGATAATGAGAGGAAGTCATGGTTCGACGTTTCGATCTTTATTGGATCATCGTCTCTGATGCATCCAGAGATCAAAACATTCAATCATGGCGTCCctgtcatttttaaagtttttctaGTACATCATCTATTTAAAAGTCTAAGTACCTTCTTTATGTCATGCTGCGTGCGCAGACAAATGACAGAAATACTTTCGCAACAATGGATACATTTCAATTGAGATGCAAATACATAAGATAACATCAATCGTTGGAAAAACACTATTCCTTCGTctaatattaatagtataataatcTAGTTCTCTATATTACAGGTTACACAACTAAAGATCGACTATAACCCATTTGCAAAAGGATTCCGAGACAGTTATGACGGGTAAGTTCACATACAGTTTTTACActttaaaatgtcaaaggtcagcAAACATTTCAACATGTACAAGACCGCTTACACTAGTGAAGTCATGTATGTTTGACAAACGTTAATAGAACCCGGCCTAGTGATCGGTTCCGACTCTGGGGAGGCAACGCAAAAATACGCGCTactaattgaccaatcacatgcgaCAGATAATTCACAATTTCGCACATGAATGGTCAATTACTAGCGTCATTGCGTTGCCTTCTAATGGGaaccaatcattaattaacattattaaaattctTTACATTATGCATTGTAATTTACCGAAATAAATATTGCTTTTATTATCTCTATTCATAGATCGCgcgatcatcatcatcatcacccaTCAACGACACTACATTCTAAAGGACACTCACAATTAGCTTATCCATATAAACCAATCCACCAGCATCCGATGCCAGGGATAATGCACGTTGGACAAATGGCAGAAAATATGTCGTATTACCGACATCCACAAAACAATTTTCAGATTGGACCACATGCCGTTGATCACTTTCAAGGACGAAACTACCAACCGCATCATACGTCATACAACACGCGGGACTTATTACTAGCAACGACAACGCAGCAGACCAACTTGAAGCAACAACTACAGTCTATTTATTCATCACCACCAATCACAACCGAACAAATCGCTCACACAGAAATCGACCTACAACTATCGAATCCTAACTGGTTAGACACAACAACCCCTATAAACCAAGTATACCCGGAATCGGTCGATCGGAAACGAAAGCGAGAAGCCGACAGTACCGACGGTAGCGATTCGTCATCTTCAACATTCCGAAACGGACAATTGCAAATAGACACGAACAATAGATACAATGGTTACCATGGAAACATTAGATACCAAGAACTGTACTCCAATAGTGACACCCAAACTCCTTATTTTGATCAAACAGTCATTAGCGCCGAAGCACATTATGGTACTAGTGGATCCAACAATGTACATTCGGTGTTAAAATCTATGAGACAGACATGTTATGAGCAGGCGCAGTAGAAAAACATAGTTTACAacattgtataggcctacacgtaTGAGAATGCTTGAACAACATGACAGACGAAGAACTGTACTCAAATAGTGACACCCAAACTCCTTATTTTGATCAAACAGTCATTAGCGCCGAAGCACATTATGGTCTAGTGGATCCAACAATGTACATTCGGTGTTAAAATCTACGAGACAGACATGTTATGAGCAGGCGCAGTAGAAGAACATAGTTTACAacattgtataggcctacacgtaTGAGCATGCGTGAACAACATGACAGACGAAGAACTGTACTCAAATAGTGACACCCAAACTCCTTATTTTGATCAAACAGTCATTAGCGCCGAAGCACATTATGGTACTAGTGGATCCAACAATGTACATTCGGTGTTAAAATCTATGAGACAGACATGTTATGAGCAGGCGCAGTAGAAGAACATAGTTTACAacattgtataggcctacacgtaTGAGCATGCGTGAACAACATGACAGACGAAGAACTGTACTCAAATAGTGACACCCAAACTCCTTACTTTGATCAAACAGTCATTAGCACCAAAGCACATTATGGTACTAGTGGATCCAACAATGTACATTCGGTGTTAAAATCTATGAGACAGACATGTTATGAGCAGGCGCAGGAGAAGAACATAGTTTACAacattgtataggcctacacgtaTGAGCATGCGTGAACAACATGACAGACGAAGAACTGTACTCAAATAGTGACACCCAAACTCCTTATTTTGATCAAACAGTCATTAGCGCCGAAGCACATTATGGTACTAGTGGATCCAACAATGTACATTCGGTGTTAAAATCTATGAGACAGACATGTTATGAGCAGGCGCAGTAGAAGAACATAGTTTACAacattgtataggcctacacgtaTGAGCATGCGTGAACAACATGACAGACGAAGAACTGTACTCAAATAGTGACACCCAAACTCCTTACTTTGATCAAACAGTCATTAGCGCCAAAGCACATTATGGTACTAGTGGATCCAATAATGTACATTCGGTGTTAAAATCTATGAGACAGACATGTTATGAGCAGGCGCAGGAGAAGAACATAGTTTACAacattgtataggcctacacgtaTGAGCATGCGTGAACAACATGACAGACGATTACTTACGATCATGCATAGAACAATAAAATATAGGCACTATTCTACTACAGTAACAGTAGTCGATGAAGTCTGCCATATTGAATGAAAGTTGTGTGCTTTCTTGTTACTGCAGTAAGTGCAAAAATACCGCAGTCGTTAAGGGAGTAAATCTCTTATCCTTCCCTCCATACCAAAAACTACTTTTTTTACACGGATTTTCTtatatatttcaacattttagcaataatgtacagtattatatatgtAACCATTACACTGTTTTATAATACAGAACGGGTTTTATAATACAGAACGGGTTTTATAATACACTGTATAATTTAAGTTGttgttcaatattaaaatgtaattgttttgtattttattattggtGTTGTACATACATAGTTTGTATACTGTTTGTACGTTCtggaataaatgaaaatatttatgcAAAATTACGTCaaacttgttttatttaaagGTTATTATCGACTGGCTGGTCGTAAGCGCCttacatggtttaatgtttctGAAAATATATGTGACTTGTTTCATAATGGCCGCCAATGTTATATAAAATTGCGTTGTGTTAACGTcatcgttgcgttgcgttcctATTTGGGATCAAGCTTTATTTAGTAATGGTTATTATATCAATGgagaaataacttatttctccatggctATGAGTACTGTACACGCTGTAAAGTGCTGTGCATTATACAACAAGGACTTGTTAATTAGAACAGCTTTCTGATAGTAAAGTACTTCTACCAGGCCTTTATTATAGGTCTTATATAAAGCCGATAATTGATCGTCCTTATTTTCATAATGAACAATGAATAAAGCCCACCGTTGTGGTTGCGATATGCTCTGGTAGTTTGCTCATTGTATGCAATATTGGCGtacaatataaatacaattcaTGGTTCACTGGTTAATTAAAAGCAACGACGTATTTAAGTCCGTCTCATGGTGTTTGTAAATCTCCGCCCTGCATTTCTCGTTTAAAAAGATTAACGTGAAAAAGAAGGGGAGAGTTGcattgagtaggcctacgtacgacGAGATCCACTACACATTGAAGCTCCACGTAAGTTTTAGGCCTAGCATTAACTGTATATGCTACCTGAGGTAGAGTATATGGCtccatatactgtagtaacaCTCGGGCGGGAAAAACTCTTATGCAATGCAATGATTATCTTTATTTATGTTATTGCAGGCGTGTAATATAGTTTCGCGCGTACTATAACAGACATAATATTACTTGAAAGACAAGCTATAGCGGAAATTACAGCGTCAAACGAGTTCCTATATATGCCAATATTACACAATTAATTATGGCGGTATTAAACATTCATATTCACGACGTGTAGCCTACTATGTGAGTTAAGTATACAACATCACGTAGCTGTTTCTGGAAGCAATAATGAACGTAATACGAATAAATAGGACTAAGGTTACTGTATTTGAAATAGCGATTTGTATTTCCTGTTTACTAGTTTGGCGCCATCATCAACGTTTAAAAAACAATGGCATTTCAGGTGCAATTAAATTGTTTCTATAAGAGCTGTCTAATTAAGTGACAATTAAAAATCAGACAGTTTGCGTCATGGTTTAAtcagggaggtataaaataattgataattattttaatacctCCCTGGTTAGATCATAGTTCATCAACGTGTGAATCGATAATAACACCCTTGCATTAATGCAATTAAACAAATCCGATAGGAAGCCTAACGTTATTGGCCTTGTAAAATAGATAAATGGTTTTAGCATAgaggaaataaatatatatttcccccatggttatagtaaaatacaataaatacggTACAAATCGCACGTCGATTAAATTACACGAGTCATGTATATTATATATCGTATACGTGTTTACGTCATAAATTCCGTCTTCGTAGTTGGATTTACCTGTAAGTGTAAGAGTTTGATAACGGTGGGAATTACTTGTGGGTGGGGCGCACGTCATTGTTTACAGGGCGCCGCTTGAGACActgaaaaacaataattaaagcaaaacattttAATTCCATTGCCTAAATTAAGATTtcggatcaggtgccgttttcggccacctcgacttgtatggactataccattataaaaagatgggaaaataggggtgtcccatttattaattgagtgtgttaatgtgttaaaatactgctccttttgttcttttgtttttcttgttgtttcagcaacaaagggaaaacaactacgccctgcatgctgtagaattaatttcagttttcaagttaatgcagtatattatagctctttatttctatataatttttacagatttatagatacagaaagtatataaagaaagtttttattccagttacaaataaaaaatataatttacctaACGATAACacagtagtacatttaataaagatgacagtagtacatttatcacatactgattattaggtatgtaaaacaataaacattataattttgtcaGTGAATCTGTACCATTTTGTTCCCAGAAAACACAGCGTTTGACATTGCATGTTTTTAGGTTTGGTctttctaaaatgttttaaacacgtttttaaacgtttctgtgtagaaatacatgttttaattgaACAACGTTTGCATCAAAACGTTATAATAGCGAATGTAAAACGGAGCTGATAATGTCGCCATGAAGAGGATGAttggtgtcttccaatatagCATGGAATACATCGGCAAGCTGTTCGCTGTAGAACGAGTCAAGCATTTGCATACTAGACAAACCAATTACTTTCCACGCTCTACCCAGCACCTTCTCAATTCGGTCTTTATCCCCCTTACATTCCCTTACTGATATTCCTAGCCCAATAtacaatatgcccaaatagaacatcactgattagtaaaacataaacattctataGTACAAATATCCTGCTTTACCCCAAAGAACCGAGTTTCCTCAAGCAGTACAGCCTATTATTTAACCTCTTAACTACGATCAACATGTCCACCCATTTAGCTTTAGTCAAACACTACTGCCAGATActtatcaataattgttaacaatctctacttcctttactttaattaatgtatactgtcagaccaattatgttttcgaaaatcaatccttatttctttcgttttatttatgtttagttcaagaaaataaaaaatatgatttatctacCGATAGGATTGGGCCGATTAGAATGCATTTGCCAACATTCGTACatatttcacaacattatagagtttaggtaatttaaccgattgtaatgtagtatttaggatgttttaattccgattgtattgtagtatttaagATTTTCTAATTTCGAATCCGATTGTACAAAAATTTAAAGTGTTTAAATCTAGATAggaataacataggcctagtatttaatatgctttaattttgattatactgtagtgtttagtttagtttttatatataataagtaagtatacctacttatatagtttttatttatttatttattcataggaatcacctttatatcggtgtcacacatttatcagttaatggtgcatccaatttacagacaaaattacaaataacataagccacaaagttctaaatactaatacataacatcaaaacaaaatgtaattaattagatctgtatgaaaatacataatatgtaaattgtacaatatataactacaaaaataaaaacagaacaacAAATATACaggataggcctaataaataaaacttacagaCACATCCTCATAGAGATGTCTGTAACTTGTTTActatattaatcaattagttgAGAGAGGTAATGCGGATAAAATTGTAGATCTAGTAACCCATGCTttcattaaatatgttttacaataaaaatcaaagatttttcctaatgtttcattttcagtgaATAAATTGTCTAGCATAAAGTGGTGTTTTAACTGAGGTCCACAATTAAAATTATCCCGGTACATACTTAATTATTGTCTAACAGAGTTTAATGAaggacatttaaataaaaaatggtttactGTTTCTTTTTCGTTTGTACTACACATCTTACATAATCCTGTGTCATGATTTGACCAGGATTTTCTACGACCCTCAAGATCTAGAGAGTTTGATCTTgctataaattttaaattgatactcttaaaattagttttatctaaCAAATATTGTTCAAGGTTTGGTTCCTTTATACATAGTATATTCCGTTAACGTTGTTTTGCATGGAATTTCGTTTTGCTTTGGGCCTTTAAAAACCACTCGTTATGATcaacttgtttattatttttcctaaatgGCTTTATCCAGTTAGTAGATGGTTCTTCATTAAATTTgtctataaaatttgttttatataaaatatctttagttaatatagtaatattgttacaaaatcttggcattccctaacacagtaggcctacctaataataacatgc contains:
- the LOC140059824 gene encoding uncharacterized protein, whose product is MLSAVDRGYVGTQIPYSYPGLLETTNFTTYLSSDATTLGDTADNSDNFSIHRLLNYGHTEKSNQAYEAVTNKQEDTKNTTTSTLTQNCIQGPVSSEISENKEASSYPHPGFHQSFFAASAVTLNDASSAQVSQPDQPYVAPPASVVPSNGEHTPNVTREPEKTLPDAQDLPLSRCVQSKVSVFLCNRELWLKFHQHGTEMIITKQGRRIFPQLGFRLAGLNPTSTYNVFVDMPLADPNQWKFQGGKWVPTGQAEHLPKGNTMYMHPDSPNTGEHWMKQDITFNKLKLTNNKGKENGYIVLNSMHKYQPRIHVMDISERYKMLTHCFPETQFYAVTAYQNTDVTQLKIDYNPFAKGFRDSYDGSRDHHHHHPSTTLHSKGHSQLAYPYKPIHQHPMPGIMHVGQMAENMSYYRHPQNNFQIGPHAVDHFQGRNYQPHHTSYNTRDLLLATTTQQTNLKQQLQSIYSSPPITTEQIAHTEIDLQLSNPNWLDTTTPINQVYPESVDRKRKREADSTDGSDSSSSTFRNGQLQIDTNNRYNGYHGNIRYQELYSNSDTQTPYFDQTVISAEAHYGTSGSNNVHSVLKSMRQTCYEQAQ